One region of Roseimicrobium gellanilyticum genomic DNA includes:
- a CDS encoding class I SAM-dependent methyltransferase gives MQTLAPSQNQQTPPNTAPALPDLGLIKVKQKATWESGDFGEIARVIENFAEDFMSRQPMQRGARVLDVACGTGNLAVIAAGNGCLVHGIDIAANLLDQARSRAAQAGLRILFEEADAEALPFRESSFDLTVSMFGVMFTPQPAKATAELRRVTRPGGQIALANWTPEGFIGKMFGVFKTHVPPPPAGVPSPMEWGKEDMVQQRLRQGFTDVRITRQIGCMRYPFPPAETVEYFRKYYGPTLKAFESLTASGQDALRKDLVDLHTKYNIAVDPGCTEIAAEYLEVVATKV, from the coding sequence ATGCAAACACTCGCACCCAGCCAGAACCAACAGACCCCCCCCAACACTGCACCGGCGCTGCCGGACCTCGGCCTCATCAAGGTCAAACAGAAGGCAACCTGGGAATCCGGAGACTTCGGTGAAATCGCCCGCGTCATTGAGAACTTCGCGGAGGACTTCATGTCGCGGCAGCCCATGCAACGCGGCGCTCGCGTGCTGGACGTAGCGTGCGGCACGGGGAACCTCGCGGTCATCGCGGCGGGGAATGGCTGCCTGGTGCATGGCATCGACATCGCGGCGAATCTGCTGGACCAGGCGCGCAGCCGCGCGGCCCAGGCGGGGCTGCGCATCCTCTTCGAAGAAGCGGATGCGGAGGCGCTGCCTTTCCGTGAGAGCAGCTTCGATCTCACCGTGAGCATGTTTGGCGTGATGTTCACGCCGCAACCCGCAAAGGCGACGGCGGAATTGCGTCGTGTAACACGCCCCGGTGGCCAAATCGCCCTGGCGAACTGGACACCCGAGGGCTTCATCGGAAAGATGTTCGGCGTATTCAAGACGCATGTGCCGCCGCCGCCCGCAGGCGTGCCCTCCCCCATGGAATGGGGCAAGGAAGACATGGTGCAGCAGCGCCTGCGCCAGGGCTTCACGGATGTGCGCATCACACGCCAGATAGGCTGCATGCGTTATCCCTTCCCGCCTGCGGAGACAGTGGAGTATTTCCGCAAGTACTACGGTCCGACGCTGAAGGCCTTTGAGTCGCTGACGGCGTCTGGTCAGGATGCTCTACGCAAGGACCTGGTGGACCTGCACACGAAGTACAACATCGCCGTGGACCCCGGCTGTACGGAGATCGCCGCTGAGTATCTGGAGGTGGTGGCGACGAAGGTCTGA
- a CDS encoding efflux RND transporter periplasmic adaptor subunit, protein MNFLSKLIRYLTFAIALGGFVSVTLLLQKIKAEDQAKILPPPVAPASKPFASTVAATGILEALSENVSIGVPAAGLVTEVLVKVNDNVKVNDPLFRLDDRDFQATLLRQRAMVEVSKANIEVAKATVVKQEDLYKRVRDMPDTRAVSVDEVRQRENDVNVAKAQLAASNAQLLASEADVKQTELLIQRLTVRAPREGTILQVNIRAGEYAATAPKAPAMVLGDLDRLQVRADVDEQNATRVRPGQAAKAFIKGDTTNPIPLQFVRVEPYVIPKVSLTGASTERVDTRVLQVIYSLQRPKDPPIYVGQQVDVFIDAGSVAGEKEKAKGEEKTAAK, encoded by the coding sequence ATGAACTTCCTTTCCAAACTCATCCGCTATCTCACCTTCGCGATAGCTCTCGGAGGTTTTGTGAGCGTCACGCTGCTGCTGCAGAAGATCAAAGCGGAAGACCAGGCGAAGATCCTCCCGCCTCCGGTGGCCCCCGCAAGCAAACCGTTTGCCAGCACAGTGGCGGCCACGGGCATTTTGGAAGCGCTGAGTGAGAACGTCTCCATCGGTGTGCCTGCGGCGGGTCTTGTCACCGAGGTGCTGGTGAAGGTGAATGACAACGTGAAGGTGAATGACCCTCTCTTCCGACTGGATGACCGCGACTTCCAGGCGACGCTGCTGCGTCAGCGCGCCATGGTAGAAGTTTCCAAGGCAAACATCGAAGTGGCCAAGGCGACCGTGGTGAAGCAGGAGGACCTCTACAAGCGTGTGCGCGACATGCCCGACACCCGCGCCGTGAGTGTGGATGAAGTGCGCCAGCGCGAGAATGATGTGAATGTGGCCAAGGCCCAGCTCGCCGCGAGCAACGCGCAGCTCCTCGCTTCCGAAGCCGATGTGAAGCAAACGGAACTGCTCATCCAGCGCCTCACCGTGCGCGCACCGAGAGAGGGCACCATTCTGCAGGTGAACATCCGCGCCGGGGAATACGCCGCGACCGCGCCGAAGGCTCCGGCGATGGTGCTGGGTGATTTGGACCGGCTTCAGGTGCGTGCCGATGTGGATGAACAGAATGCCACCCGTGTGCGTCCCGGTCAGGCCGCGAAGGCCTTCATCAAAGGCGACACGACGAATCCGATTCCGCTACAGTTCGTACGTGTGGAGCCCTATGTGATTCCGAAGGTTTCGCTCACCGGAGCAAGCACCGAGCGTGTGGACACGCGTGTGCTCCAGGTGATCTACAGCCTGCAACGCCCCAAGGACCCGCCGATTTATGTGGGTCAGCAGGTGGATGTGTTTATTGATGCGGGAAGTGTGGCGGGTGAGAAGGAAAAGGCGAAAGGCGAGGAGAAGACGGCGGCGAAATAA
- a CDS encoding helix-turn-helix transcriptional regulator, producing MAFPALSRDSSMLNLYDAVRDNPSYSKLVIGDFLFAEYTCGTDLKMLPNWTEKDYFVHVVTGKKTWHTPDGVWTVHPGETVFFKKGATVAEQHFEVDVCMLMVFIPDTLMRSTVREVVESLNLGTKNCAPTKVALRVESDVALAALFQSMRTYLVAMEKPPEPLVRLKLKELVMSVLTSGTNAELAAYFCRVAASDAPGISEIMEANFRYNLSMEEYAKLCHRSLSSFKRDFHEEFQESPGKWLLQRRLDHAANLLRHSRMNITEVALESGFEHVSHFSRVFKERFGVPPLSYRQEKDVEVKE from the coding sequence TTGGCCTTCCCTGCCCTCAGCCGGGATTCCAGCATGCTCAATCTCTACGATGCGGTGCGTGACAACCCGAGCTACAGCAAGCTCGTGATCGGTGATTTCCTCTTTGCCGAGTACACCTGCGGCACGGACCTGAAGATGCTGCCGAACTGGACGGAGAAGGATTACTTTGTCCATGTGGTGACGGGGAAAAAGACCTGGCATACGCCAGATGGTGTGTGGACGGTGCATCCCGGTGAGACGGTCTTTTTCAAGAAAGGCGCGACGGTGGCGGAGCAGCACTTCGAGGTCGATGTGTGCATGCTGATGGTTTTCATCCCCGACACGCTCATGCGCAGCACGGTGCGCGAGGTGGTTGAAAGCCTGAACCTCGGCACCAAGAACTGCGCGCCGACCAAGGTGGCGCTGCGTGTGGAGAGCGATGTGGCGCTGGCGGCCCTCTTCCAGTCCATGCGCACTTACCTGGTCGCCATGGAGAAACCTCCAGAACCTCTCGTGCGGCTGAAGCTGAAGGAACTGGTGATGAGTGTGCTGACCAGCGGTACGAACGCGGAGCTGGCGGCATATTTCTGCCGGGTCGCTGCGAGTGATGCACCTGGCATCAGCGAGATTATGGAGGCGAACTTCCGCTACAATCTCTCCATGGAGGAGTATGCGAAGCTGTGCCATCGCAGCCTTTCCTCCTTCAAGCGTGACTTCCATGAGGAGTTCCAGGAATCGCCGGGAAAATGGCTGCTACAGCGTCGACTGGATCACGCGGCAAATTTGTTGCGCCACTCGAGGATGAACATCACGGAGGTGGCGCTGGAGAGCGGATTCGAGCATGTGTCGCACTTCAGCCGTGTGTTCAAGGAGCGTTTCGGCGTGCCACCCCTCTCCTACCGGCAGGAGAAGGATGTCGAGGTGAAGGAGTGA
- a CDS encoding ABC transporter ATP-binding protein: MSDTPPNRGDHKIAVHAKGIVKSFGDGGSKLTVLKGVDFDARDGEIMMLVGPSGCGKTTLLSILAGTLRAEQGSIEVFGRQIDKLSNGVVTKFRAENIGFIFQSFNLIPTLNCAENVSVPLLIQGVSPRKAEAKAREVLAQVGLGERWKHRPNQLSGGQQQRVAIARALVHEPRLIICDEPTAALDAKNGALVMDLFEKIARVPGRCVIIVTHDNRIFSHADRIAQMDDGKIVEVHDVDRAEPPVFHH, encoded by the coding sequence ATGAGTGACACACCTCCCAACCGGGGCGATCACAAAATCGCTGTGCATGCCAAGGGCATCGTGAAAAGCTTCGGCGACGGTGGCTCGAAGCTCACTGTGCTCAAGGGCGTGGACTTCGATGCGCGTGATGGCGAAATCATGATGCTGGTGGGTCCCTCCGGCTGTGGGAAGACCACGCTGCTGAGCATCCTCGCCGGGACCTTGCGTGCCGAGCAGGGCAGCATCGAGGTCTTCGGCAGGCAAATCGACAAGCTGAGCAATGGCGTGGTGACGAAGTTCCGCGCGGAGAACATCGGCTTCATCTTCCAATCCTTCAATCTCATCCCCACGCTGAACTGCGCGGAGAACGTGAGCGTGCCGCTGCTCATCCAAGGCGTGAGTCCGCGCAAGGCAGAGGCGAAGGCGCGTGAAGTCCTGGCTCAGGTGGGTCTCGGCGAGCGCTGGAAGCACCGGCCCAATCAGCTCTCCGGCGGCCAGCAGCAGCGCGTGGCGATTGCACGCGCACTGGTGCATGAGCCACGCCTCATCATCTGTGATGAACCCACCGCCGCGCTCGATGCGAAGAATGGCGCGCTGGTGATGGACCTCTTTGAAAAAATCGCGCGCGTCCCCGGCCGCTGCGTGATCATCGTGACCCATGACAACCGCATTTTCTCTCACGCGGACCGCATTGCGCAGATGGATGATGGGAAGATTGTGGAGGTGCACGATGTGGACCGCGCTGAACCTCCGGTGTTTCATCATTAA
- a CDS encoding LptA/OstA family protein produces the protein MKLTLITTCCVLAAASQAVAQAGRNGFPVIRSREAMKSAQEAARVLTEAKANGIADLQRKAQELPQAQRMETLVSEARQSSPTQPSFSDQAHTAESTARMESAMSRLAPEGQILLAQSNTSPAMRSPDDVPVASPAVKASPLTTAGGGPKPQPLKPTPLEEKPKTPPQETVINSQSSFFDSREGFGVFVENVVVNHPQFHLTCDELQVYMNKEEEKGADGKSAATTPPPPKAPTASELAASGAANKPASASDAKPDGNSSLKRAIAKGRKVLINKMSDKGELQTGIGREADYDGKTGDIILRGWPQIQEGRNLTVAKSPSTYFLIKANGQFQSFGPNETRLIQEDDKKGLKGAPNGASVGVAVPPTAPGAGPAPVLNNRTQGGQQ, from the coding sequence ATGAAACTGACTTTGATCACCACCTGCTGCGTGCTCGCCGCAGCCTCCCAGGCAGTCGCCCAGGCCGGACGGAATGGATTTCCCGTCATCCGCTCGCGTGAAGCAATGAAGAGTGCCCAGGAAGCGGCCCGTGTGCTGACCGAAGCGAAGGCCAATGGCATCGCGGACCTGCAGCGCAAGGCGCAGGAACTGCCGCAGGCCCAGCGCATGGAAACACTGGTGTCTGAGGCGAGGCAGAGCTCCCCCACCCAGCCTTCCTTCTCAGATCAGGCCCACACTGCGGAGTCCACCGCTCGGATGGAATCCGCCATGAGCCGCCTGGCTCCGGAGGGCCAGATACTGCTGGCCCAGAGCAACACCTCACCAGCCATGCGCTCGCCAGATGATGTGCCCGTGGCCAGCCCTGCTGTGAAGGCCTCCCCGCTGACCACCGCAGGTGGGGGCCCGAAGCCCCAGCCGCTGAAGCCCACGCCTCTGGAAGAGAAACCCAAAACGCCGCCCCAGGAGACGGTGATCAATTCGCAGAGCTCCTTCTTCGATTCTCGCGAGGGTTTTGGAGTCTTCGTGGAGAATGTGGTGGTGAATCACCCCCAGTTCCACCTGACCTGCGATGAGCTGCAGGTGTACATGAACAAGGAAGAGGAAAAAGGTGCGGACGGCAAGTCTGCCGCAACGACGCCTCCTCCTCCCAAGGCCCCCACCGCCAGTGAGCTTGCGGCCAGCGGTGCCGCAAACAAACCCGCTTCTGCCTCGGACGCCAAGCCGGACGGCAACAGCAGCCTGAAACGCGCGATCGCCAAAGGGCGCAAAGTGCTCATCAACAAGATGTCCGACAAGGGCGAACTCCAGACCGGAATTGGCCGTGAGGCTGACTACGACGGCAAGACTGGCGACATCATCCTGCGTGGCTGGCCCCAGATTCAGGAGGGGCGGAACCTCACCGTGGCCAAGTCTCCTTCCACCTATTTCCTGATCAAGGCGAATGGCCAGTTCCAGTCGTTTGGACCGAATGAGACCCGCCTGATTCAGGAAGACGATAAGAAAGGCCTGAAAGGTGCTCCCAACGGCGCTTCTGTTGGCGTGGCCGTACCACCCACGGCTCCCGGAGCCGGGCCCGCTCCCGTTTTGAACAATCGCACTCAAGGAGGCCAGCAGTAG
- the lptB gene encoding LPS export ABC transporter ATP-binding protein codes for MVAASAAAAPRRKQQTKASEDDFFARQQEANQDATDGETLLYTRGLRKVYDGRAVVNGVDIEVKRGEIVGLLGPNGAGKTTSFYMIVGLVQPNGGQVFFNGLDTTAEPMYKRARLGMGYLPQEESIFRKLTVRQNILAVMETQNFTARERETQCQQLMEKFGIDHVADNLALTLSGGEKRRLTIARSLVTEPKLIMLDEPFSGVDPLAVEDIQKIILMLKSVGLAILITDHNVRETLGIVDRAYLIHEGRVLLHGTREYIVNHPLARERYLGENFSM; via the coding sequence GTGGTGGCCGCCAGCGCCGCCGCGGCCCCCCGACGCAAGCAGCAAACCAAGGCCTCCGAGGATGATTTTTTTGCCCGTCAGCAGGAGGCAAATCAAGACGCTACTGACGGGGAAACCCTGCTTTACACCCGCGGACTGAGGAAAGTATACGATGGCCGCGCCGTGGTGAATGGCGTGGACATCGAGGTGAAGCGCGGTGAAATCGTCGGCCTGCTGGGACCGAACGGCGCGGGCAAGACCACCTCCTTCTACATGATTGTGGGACTGGTGCAGCCGAATGGCGGCCAGGTCTTTTTCAACGGCCTGGATACCACGGCCGAACCCATGTACAAGCGGGCGCGTCTGGGCATGGGCTACCTGCCACAGGAAGAGTCCATCTTCCGCAAGCTCACCGTCCGGCAGAACATTCTGGCCGTGATGGAGACCCAGAACTTCACCGCCAGGGAGCGCGAGACCCAGTGCCAGCAGCTCATGGAGAAGTTCGGCATCGACCACGTGGCGGACAATCTGGCCCTGACCCTCTCCGGCGGTGAGAAGCGCCGCCTGACCATCGCCCGCTCATTAGTTACAGAGCCGAAGCTGATCATGCTGGACGAACCCTTCTCCGGCGTGGATCCTTTGGCTGTGGAGGATATTCAAAAAATCATCCTGATGCTCAAGAGCGTGGGACTGGCCATTCTCATCACCGACCACAATGTGCGCGAGACACTGGGCATCGTGGATCGCGCGTATCTCATTCATGAAGGACGCGTGCTGCTCCACGGCACGCGCGAGTACATCGTGAACCACCCCCTCGCCCGAGAGCGATACCTCGGCGAGAACTTCAGCATGTGA
- a CDS encoding MarR family winged helix-turn-helix transcriptional regulator: MGADLCDLMFRLPEGAEREPLPEGLTRYTGFLVAKAHQRIWTLFSDECKKLGIDVHCGGVLWLLGEEGSMSQQQLGRKLRIDRTTMVKMVDALEKGKLARRKDHPEDRRVYLVEITPAGRKVLAALQKVGDQMEKKLLIGFTEDERILIRRALLALAG; this comes from the coding sequence ATGGGTGCCGACCTTTGTGATTTGATGTTCCGCCTGCCTGAAGGGGCGGAACGCGAACCCCTGCCCGAGGGCCTGACCCGCTACACGGGCTTCCTCGTGGCGAAGGCACACCAACGCATCTGGACCCTCTTCAGCGACGAATGCAAAAAACTTGGCATTGATGTCCACTGCGGCGGCGTGCTGTGGCTGCTGGGTGAGGAGGGCTCCATGTCCCAGCAGCAGCTCGGTCGGAAGCTGCGCATCGACCGCACCACCATGGTGAAGATGGTGGATGCGCTGGAGAAGGGAAAGCTGGCCCGCCGCAAGGACCACCCGGAAGACCGCCGCGTGTACCTGGTGGAGATCACTCCTGCTGGCAGGAAGGTGCTGGCTGCCCTGCAGAAGGTGGGAGACCAGATGGAAAAGAAGCTCTTGATTGGGTTTACCGAAGACGAGCGCATCCTCATCCGACGCGCGTTGCTGGCTCTGGCGGGCTAG
- a CDS encoding GyrI-like domain-containing protein: protein MIESPQIIQTSAQLAAIIPITVPRDQIGEAMMPGLTEIMTAVKAQGIGPAGAWFTHHLRIEPEIFDFEICVPVTAPVKPVGRVIPGIWPSMRVIRTVYHGPYEGMGDAWGEFEAWIETQGLKGTQDLWERYLVGPEVGPDGGLYRTELNRPLAE, encoded by the coding sequence ATGATCGAATCTCCCCAAATCATCCAGACCAGTGCCCAGCTCGCCGCCATCATCCCCATTACCGTTCCGCGTGACCAGATTGGCGAGGCCATGATGCCCGGCCTCACCGAAATCATGACCGCCGTGAAGGCACAGGGCATCGGCCCTGCCGGCGCGTGGTTCACGCATCACCTCCGCATCGAGCCGGAGATCTTTGACTTCGAAATCTGCGTGCCTGTGACCGCTCCCGTGAAGCCCGTGGGCCGCGTCATCCCCGGCATCTGGCCATCCATGCGAGTCATCCGCACCGTCTACCATGGTCCCTACGAAGGCATGGGCGACGCCTGGGGCGAGTTCGAAGCGTGGATCGAAACTCAAGGTCTTAAAGGCACCCAGGACCTCTGGGAGCGCTACCTCGTCGGACCCGAAGTCGGCCCGGATGGGGGCCTGTATCGCACGGAGCTGAATAGGCCGCTGGCGGAGTAG
- the hpf gene encoding ribosome hibernation-promoting factor, HPF/YfiA family, which produces MQVHNVNLPITVTGRHVSVTEPMRDYAQRKVENLHLDYPRIIDAKIILDVENKERQKAEIILHCANHITIEVDTTTGDIYSAIDESVSKIARRMRKFKTRLLKSHHRPRNGSIKHIQEQVFTEESMHANTEHDDIEPVIIHRENFRMKPLFPDEAIMDLELSDRPFVLFHNAKNDGKLAILFRRKDGEYGMVEPEMNGHAA; this is translated from the coding sequence ATGCAAGTGCACAATGTAAACCTGCCCATCACCGTCACCGGACGTCACGTAAGCGTGACCGAGCCCATGCGTGACTACGCGCAGCGAAAGGTCGAGAACCTCCACCTCGACTACCCGCGCATCATCGACGCGAAGATCATCCTCGACGTGGAGAACAAGGAGCGCCAGAAGGCGGAAATCATTCTGCACTGTGCGAACCACATCACCATTGAGGTGGACACGACCACGGGCGACATCTACTCCGCCATCGACGAAAGCGTGAGCAAGATCGCGCGCCGCATGCGCAAGTTCAAGACGCGCCTCCTCAAGAGCCATCACCGCCCGCGCAACGGCTCCATCAAGCACATCCAGGAGCAGGTCTTCACGGAAGAGTCCATGCATGCCAACACCGAGCATGACGACATCGAGCCGGTGATCATCCACCGCGAGAACTTCCGCATGAAGCCCCTCTTCCCGGACGAGGCCATCATGGACCTGGAGCTCAGCGATCGTCCCTTCGTCCTTTTCCACAATGCGAAGAACGACGGGAAGCTGGCCATCCTTTTCCGCCGCAAGGACGGCGAGTACGGGATGGTGGAGCCTGAGATGAACGGGCACGCGGCATAA
- a CDS encoding ATP-grasp domain-containing protein, producing MLVLSEASPQLPPSASASDIQRSTEAAQLAGCKVYHIPQDLPEGVSAEDALWHIPMQEQKTAAIWIGYIPLPSHYEAIHAAALAKNIRIINAPAEFRRAEEFDRFYPRLAEITARSAVADSIETCEAAAVQIGYPVFVKGTIQSLKSKGVDACVAHDAAQLRDIAGRILQSYRRSLGKVIVRELVSLRHSRTGPGGFPLGREYRVFVLQGEVVGLGYYWEGDDELAALHEDETRLISSLACEAARRVDVPYLTVDIGQRDNGDWLVIEVGDAQFSGLSQVSIHALWHRLAFSLSSGEALA from the coding sequence ATGCTCGTCCTCAGCGAAGCCTCACCCCAGCTCCCACCCTCTGCCAGCGCCTCGGACATCCAGCGCTCCACGGAGGCAGCGCAGCTCGCGGGATGCAAGGTGTATCATATCCCACAGGATTTGCCGGAGGGTGTATCAGCCGAGGACGCGCTCTGGCACATCCCCATGCAGGAGCAGAAGACGGCGGCCATCTGGATTGGCTACATCCCACTGCCCTCCCACTATGAGGCCATCCACGCTGCGGCGCTCGCGAAGAACATCCGCATCATCAATGCACCGGCCGAATTCCGCCGCGCCGAGGAGTTTGACCGTTTCTACCCGCGGCTCGCCGAGATCACGGCTCGGAGCGCCGTGGCAGACTCCATCGAGACTTGTGAAGCGGCCGCCGTGCAGATTGGTTACCCCGTCTTTGTAAAAGGCACCATCCAATCCCTGAAGTCGAAGGGGGTGGACGCTTGCGTGGCGCACGATGCCGCCCAGCTCCGCGACATCGCGGGGCGCATCCTGCAGAGTTATCGTCGCTCCCTGGGGAAAGTGATTGTCCGCGAGCTCGTCTCCCTGCGCCACAGCCGCACGGGTCCGGGAGGCTTTCCTCTCGGCCGCGAGTACCGTGTATTCGTGCTACAGGGTGAGGTCGTGGGGCTTGGGTACTACTGGGAGGGAGACGATGAACTGGCTGCGCTTCATGAGGATGAAACCCGGCTCATCTCGTCCCTCGCGTGTGAAGCTGCCAGAAGGGTGGATGTGCCCTACCTTACCGTGGATATCGGGCAGCGTGATAACGGCGACTGGCTGGTGATTGAAGTCGGAGATGCCCAGTTCTCCGGACTGAGTCAGGTGTCCATTCATGCCCTGTGGCACAGGTTGGCTTTTTCATTGTCGTCTGGTGAGGCGCTGGCGTAA
- the kdsA gene encoding 3-deoxy-8-phosphooctulonate synthase, translated as MPAPFLSSLPIVDLGRDVRFDGVQPVFILGPCVIESEAFVWDMARQIKGIADELGLRWVFKASYDKANRSSGKSYRGMSLEEGCGILAAIGKELGVPVTTDVHSPEEATRAAEWIDFLQIPAFLCRQTDLIEAAGRTGRAVNVKKGQFLAPWDVKNIAEKLQSVGCNNFVFTERGTTFGYQNLVADMRSLYWMRELGYRVVMDATHSVQRPGGLGSATGGDGKLAPVLARAAVAAGVDGVFIETHVDPSKALSDGPNQIPLGDLKGLLSQLLRIHEIAKE; from the coding sequence TTGCCAGCTCCGTTTCTCAGCTCACTCCCCATCGTCGACCTTGGCCGCGATGTCCGTTTTGATGGTGTCCAGCCCGTCTTCATCTTGGGGCCCTGTGTCATCGAAAGTGAGGCCTTCGTGTGGGACATGGCCCGCCAGATCAAGGGGATTGCCGATGAACTCGGCCTACGCTGGGTCTTCAAGGCGAGCTATGACAAGGCGAACCGCAGTTCGGGCAAGAGCTACCGGGGCATGTCCTTGGAGGAGGGCTGCGGGATTCTCGCCGCGATTGGCAAAGAACTGGGTGTGCCCGTGACGACGGATGTGCACAGCCCGGAGGAGGCCACGCGAGCGGCAGAGTGGATTGATTTTCTCCAAATCCCGGCCTTCCTCTGCCGTCAGACCGACCTCATCGAGGCGGCGGGCCGTACGGGCCGGGCGGTGAACGTGAAGAAGGGCCAATTCCTGGCGCCTTGGGATGTGAAGAACATTGCGGAAAAACTGCAGTCTGTGGGCTGTAATAACTTTGTTTTCACTGAACGTGGGACTACATTCGGGTATCAAAACCTCGTCGCCGACATGAGGTCACTCTACTGGATGCGTGAGTTGGGCTATCGTGTGGTCATGGATGCCACACACTCGGTGCAGCGTCCCGGAGGACTGGGAAGCGCCACGGGCGGCGACGGGAAGCTGGCGCCGGTACTGGCACGTGCGGCAGTCGCCGCCGGGGTGGACGGCGTATTCATAGAGACGCATGTGGACCCCTCAAAAGCCCTCAGTGATGGGCCTAATCAAATCCCCCTTGGCGACCTAAAGGGGTTGCTCAGCCAGTTGTTGCGCATCCACGAAATCGCGAAAGAGTAA
- a CDS encoding ABC transporter permease — protein MYRLALKMLFGDTAKYLMLVFGIFFATFLIAQQASVFCGLMRWTTATLKNVPAPIWVVDEKVEQVNETNPLRDTDVARVRSVDSVAWAMPLFSGIQRVRLENGKFKVIQLLGVDPTTLAGAPAKMIQGNLEDLRLPNTVIIDDLAVKRLAKNPGDKSTWIKVGDVFEINDMEARVVGICDAMTSFTGGPYVWTTYERALQYTPASRKMLSAIIAAPKEGISDVQAAADIQKATGMRAYVNHSFNSSPYDFGTSTIWWYVRNTGIPVSFGTTVIIGFIVGIAISCQTFYAFVLENIKHLGALKAMGASSTKLCGMLILQALTVGVIGFGIGMAGTALFGYFGIKNEQPPFYMTWEIPVFSLAIILFICMLAALIGIWRVSRFEPAMVFRG, from the coding sequence ATGTACCGCCTCGCCCTCAAGATGCTCTTCGGTGATACCGCGAAGTATCTCATGCTGGTGTTCGGCATCTTCTTTGCCACCTTCCTCATTGCCCAGCAGGCCTCGGTCTTCTGCGGCCTCATGCGGTGGACCACGGCTACGCTGAAGAATGTGCCCGCGCCCATCTGGGTGGTGGATGAGAAGGTGGAGCAGGTGAATGAGACCAATCCCCTGCGCGATACGGATGTGGCGCGCGTGCGCAGTGTGGACAGCGTGGCGTGGGCCATGCCGCTCTTCTCCGGCATCCAGCGCGTGCGCCTGGAGAATGGCAAGTTCAAGGTCATCCAGCTCCTGGGCGTTGACCCCACCACGCTCGCTGGCGCTCCAGCGAAGATGATCCAGGGCAACCTTGAGGACCTGCGACTGCCAAATACGGTGATCATCGATGACCTCGCGGTGAAACGCCTGGCGAAGAATCCCGGTGACAAGAGCACGTGGATCAAGGTGGGTGATGTCTTTGAGATCAATGACATGGAAGCCCGCGTGGTCGGCATCTGCGATGCCATGACGAGCTTCACCGGTGGTCCCTACGTGTGGACCACCTATGAACGAGCCCTCCAGTACACCCCGGCCTCGCGCAAGATGCTCTCCGCCATCATTGCCGCGCCCAAGGAGGGCATCAGCGATGTGCAGGCGGCGGCAGATATCCAAAAGGCCACGGGTATGAGGGCGTATGTGAACCACTCCTTCAATTCCTCACCGTATGACTTCGGCACTTCCACCATCTGGTGGTATGTGCGAAACACGGGTATCCCCGTTTCCTTCGGTACCACGGTGATCATTGGCTTCATCGTGGGCATCGCGATTTCCTGCCAGACGTTTTATGCGTTCGTGCTGGAGAACATCAAGCACCTCGGCGCGCTCAAGGCCATGGGCGCCTCCAGTACGAAGCTCTGCGGCATGCTCATCCTGCAGGCGCTCACGGTGGGCGTCATCGGCTTCGGCATTGGCATGGCCGGTACCGCGCTTTTTGGCTACTTCGGCATCAAAAATGAGCAGCCGCCCTTTTACATGACATGGGAGATCCCTGTGTTCTCCCTCGCCATCATCCTTTTCATCTGCATGCTGGCAGCGCTCATCGGCATCTGGCGCGTCAGCCGGTTCGAACCCGCCATGGTCTTCCGCGGATGA